The nucleotide window CATAGAGGTGAAATCGGATGAGATATCCTTCACGGTGAGGACCATCGTTTCGTTCAGGAACGTTGTCGGCAAGGAAGCGGCCCTCTATCTTATCATGGGTTCGGACAGCCTGGCGGAACTGGGGACTTGGAAAGACCCGGAAAAGATCCTGGATGAATGCACAGTGGTTGCGGTAAGAAGGCCCGGCTGCAAAACACCGGAACCGGAGGAATTGCGGAGACAGAAAGTGAGTGTCATTGATTCCCAGGGAGTCGAGATATCCTCCACTGAGATAAGAAGAAGGATAGGGAGGGGTGAATCCGTAAGATATCTGATGCCTGACGCCGTGTTGTCCTACATC belongs to Candidatus Eisenbacteria bacterium and includes:
- the nadD gene encoding nicotinate-nucleotide adenylyltransferase; the encoded protein is MKIGLMGGTFDPIHFGHLFIAEEARTKLGLSKVIFVPSGRPPHKERNYLSPAKDRIEMTSLAIRGNPFFELSDIEVKSDEISFTVRTIVSFRNVVGKEAALYLIMGSDSLAELGTWKDPEKILDECTVVAVRRPGCKTPEPEELRRQKVSVIDSQGVEISSTEIRRRIGRGESVRYLMPDAVLSYIASHGLYRS